The nucleotide window TTACAGTAATTATTCGGCAGAGCttgggtttctcgacaaattccAAACCCCCATAAAGTTTATATTATCCTGATTGTACTGATCCGCCACCAGTCGTCGTTTCTCTTGTTCCATTCTAAATATATTTGGGAAAAGGGTTTTGtgcataattatgcacatgtgcattaacatgactggCCTTGTTAGCATATTATGACAAACTATGCACATGTACATCAACATGAATGACCTTATTAACCTATTCTatcaaattatgcacatgtgcataactgtaTATCACCCAATGCTACCTTATTATCATATTCAACCATGAGTTACAGGTTCATATAACTTCATAATATAATTGATTATATAATAATATAACTACATAACTGTATGTCATAACAAAAAAACAACACCAAAATAACAATACATACAAATTATATATCATTTATGAATAAATAATTGAGATTAGTATTCAAATTATTGTGCATATTAACAAACTATGACAATTTATGCATACGTGCATAACTACATAAAACACAAAATCACCTTATTATATTGATTTATTAAGTGAATCCTATTCAAATTTTTGTACACGTTAACATACTATTAcgttttatgcacatgtgcataactatgtaTCACACACCTCATTGTCTTATTCAGTGTAATCGTAATTTGTCAAActttgcacatgtgcataactgtaTAGAACATAAAATTAGTTTATTCATGTTCCGTATAAACCTATTATGTATAAGCCTGTTATGTCGTGTTAATGCACACTTGCATTAACTGTATATATCATAAAATTATCTTATTATCCTGTTTCGTATAAGCCTAATCTGCCTTTTCTGTATAAGCCTATTCTGtcgtgttaatgcacatgtgcattaacaccaTATAACTTGTCGACAGTCATAATTCAGTACTAAAACCCTATCACTTACCAAATCAACTTCCGTGTAGCCAATCATATCCAACATTATGCATATAACatcattatttaataaaaaaaaatacataaaacaacACAGCAGAATCACATTACACATAGTTCATTACAACATTAGCCCTTCTGTTCACTCAAAAATCTGCATTAACTGTATATATATCATAAAATTATCTTATAATCCTGTTTCGTATAAGCCTATTCTGCTTTTTCTGTATAAGCCTATTTTGtcgtgttaatgcacatgtgcattaacaccaCATAACTTGTCGACAGTCACAATTCAGTACTAAAACCCTATCAGTTACCAAATCAACTTCCGTGTTGCCAACCATGTCCAACATTATGCATATAACAGCattctttaataaaaaaaatacagaAAACAACACATCAGAATCACATTACACATAGTTCATCACAACATTAGCCCTTCTGTTCactcaaaaatcatatatatacCACGATTTTCAATAATTCATTTATGAAACAACTGTTTAAATGTAATAACCACATAATAACATGTCTGAATCGACTGTTGATAGTTGTTTTATCATATACGAGTACAAAACAAGGTGTATGAACTTACAATTTCACGGAACGGTGCAACAAAGGATCGATAGTCCGTTGGATGACCTGTGTTCTTCCGATTATCCCTATCTGTGCATTACGATCGTTTTGCCCTAATTTAGACTGGAATACAAATGTGCAATCGGTGATTATGTTGTTAATGCACTGATATATACTAATTTTCATGATGAATACATGATGAATTATAAGATCGAGATGATGAATTTTGGGGGATTTGGAGTGTGACGTGAACTGAGCTGATGAATTGTGTAGAGATTGGATCTGAGATGATGAATGGATGTGAATTGAATATAAATGATGGTTTAATCTGATGTTTGAAGTCCAGGAGGAGGAGAGGCAGctgatttaatttttattatgtatttacaataatgccatgtgttcacattggttctcgcggttctcgcaataaaggtggttctcgcatgaaccctaccctatatggagattgatgtaaaatttagaAGTATATATAGTGATTTGTGgagattgatgtaaaatttagaAGTATATATAGTGAGTTTGTGAGTTAGCCATGTGCGGAGATCATCGGGCCTGAACTGGACTAGACTAGTTAGAGTTAGACGTTATCGGAGTAGACCGGTTGCAATTAGACACGTTAGGCCGAACCTGAATTACCTCAAAAACTCAAGCCAACACCAACTCACCATGGCATGGACAATGCCTTAGGggggtaggggtggtcatcactcatcactcactcacAACTTCTAATCAAGTTCCGTCATGTTATCAAGCATTATTCAATCACTAGGGATgaattttagtggaaatgcccatcactcacTACCACACTCAACAATTTTCCTCACAACCAACAATTTCCCTCACTACCCAACACCTTATAACGTGTGATATATTCAACGCGTTTTCATTTTGACGCGTTATTAAGTTGAGTGGCGGTGATGTGAAAAATTGTATAACGCATTATACATCATCACGGGGTAACAAGCTTCCACCAAAGGTCCCCCTTAGAATGGATGGTGGTGGGCTTCACTTTACTTAGCAACAGGACCTATATGGGCTTGACCGATGTTAAGAACccaataataaaataatcaaaatccAAAACAGCTAAAACCCTGCAACTTTTCCTCTCTCCGTAGTCTATAGACCTGCTAttccgcaaaaaaaaaaaaaaaaaaaaaaaaaatggaaacccTAGAAGACGAACAACCGGATGATCGATCGGCGCAGAAAGCCAAAATTTCATTCCCTGAGGAACTCATCGAAGATATCCTTTCCAGAATCCCCGTGAAATCCATCCTCCGATTCAAATCTGTCTCTAAACCATGGCTCTCTCTCATCTCCGCTCCATCATTCCACAAACTCCACTCCACCGTTGCCCCTCGTACCACCGCTTTATTTTTTACCGCTCACGATTCATCCACAGGCACACGATACTTCTTCTCCGGTGCTAATGACGGTGGACCAGTCGCTAATCTTATGAAACTCGACAACACTGTCTTCGACGCAGCCCATAGATCTGCCGAACATTTGAAGGGGTTAGTATGTTTTACTTCCCGGGATACTCTTTGTGGTAAACTGTATGCTTTTGTTTTTAACCCTACCACACACAAGTTTTTCAAACTCCCTGATCCTCCTGTTCCCTTACGGAATTACACTGATGAAAAAAAGGGTGATTATTACTTGTTTGGGTTCAATGAACTAAGTAATGAACACAAGGTTTTGTACATTGATGttgaattgtttaaatctactaCAATTGAGATTATGATTTTCTCCTTCTCAAGTTACTCATGGAGAAAGATCAATGTGGATCTTCCTGATGGTGTGACTGCTTGGCGTTGGTGGTTTGGCAACAAAAATAGTGTTTGTGTCAATAGCACCATACATCTGTTGCTTCGAAATCCACTTCAAATTTTGGCATTTGATTTAACAACAGAGATGTTTTCTGTTGTTAACATACATCCAGAGGGGGCTCCCGAAACTATATCAACAACCATATCTCCGTTTGCACAGCTGGTAAAAATCAATGGCTTATTAGGTGTAGCTTGTTACGATCCCTGGACCGTGAATGGAAGAAACAGAATGGACATTTGGATGTTGCAAGATTATCAGAATCGAGTTTGGGTCGGAGAAACCATTTGGTTCGCTTCCAAGTCTCAGATCCATTATGGTTACCCGTTTGATTCTATCAGTATGGACGAGATTATCTTTAGCCCAAGGGTGTTGTCTGAGAATTTGATCAGCGTACCCATCTATAACATGAAGAGTAGATGTTTTAAATCAATTGAACTCACTCTTGGTCATCGATTTCTATCCCAAAAATCGGTGAGGGTGGAGGAAATCAAGTGTTATGTTGAAAGCCTCATTCCCTTACAGAACTAGCTTGCATTTATTTCTGGAATTCAGGTTTACATTTTGTTGCTATCTTGTTAATGAACATGTACTTTTAAAGTTTCTGCTGCTATGTTAAATAGTATTCGGAATCTTGTATCCCTATGCAAATTTTGCTGTGTGAAATGCTAACAATGTGCTTTACAAGATCAACACAAGTTGTTCCCTATATGCATCGTGTATTTGAGTCGAGAGATCATAGGCTTATTTATCTCAGTTTATCAGATTCATACACGACACGGCGTGAGCTCAAATGCCATATGCTCATGTATGACagtctcatatatatatatatatatataggtggcAATTTTGGGGTTTAATAAAGCTACTAAGGGAATATGTCAAACAGGTAAAAAATCGTCTGAAAGTATACGGTGTTGAATCCAATTTCTaattttcttttaataaaaaaaattatgattgGGGGTAAATTACATTTCTAGttttcttttattaaaaaaaatagattaTTATTGGGGGGTAAATTGCATAAGTTAGCAACTAATTTACAAAAGTATTTTGTTTTAGTCGTTGTAGTTATTATTGTTTGTTATCATCGTTAAAAGTGTATGTGCCATATGTCGTATCATGGCCATTAAAGGTATGCTTTTATGTTTTTATTACACGATTTTGGTCATGAAAGCATGTCTTCTGCCTCGTCACATGTATGTTTCACATAATTTATCTGGAGGTGGTTACTAGGTGAGGTGAGAAATGAATGGGTCGGCTTCTGGGTTAGTTTTAGTACCGTTCGAAGCCAAAActttttatttgacccgtttgatgttATAGATTTGGGTCCACATCAGCAGCTTGCCGCACCTATTTACGTTTGTTTGCCTTGATCCCAGGATATTTCTTGTTTGTTTGTGTACCTTGATCACAGgatgtttcttttattttcttttttcttttccaGTTTCATGCATTCTATTATTTTTGCCGTCTAAGTCTAGGTTTAGGAAAGAAATGGAGATCATGGGTTTTTTATTCAATGGAATGAAAAAGGGGGCACTTGCGGCTACCCAAGCTTCACGCATGCAACTACCCAAGCTTTACTAACGCCCCTTGGAGCAGAGCAGTGTGCAGGACGTGAATGAGAGTTAAAAGTGCAAGGTGGCCTGGGGCGTGACTCCATTACACTTAAAGACTTAGAACCAAATCTACAACATTTGACATGTTACAGATTAATCATAAACTAAATCGATCCATTGGCTAGTAAAAGTGTTAAAAAAATACTCAATAAATATAGTTGCAGCTATAATCATAAACATTTTTATCATTTTAGAAAAGTTTTAATCCAAACTAATGATTTTAAGAAGTTAAAACAATAAAAGTTGTCAAAACCGAACCGTTAAACCAATAAAAATAAGACCTTCGGCTAAGAACTTCCGTGAATAGGCTATAAGGAAGTTTGGAAGCAGATGTTTATATGGTGTAAAATTCATGGGTTGCAATATCAGTTATGCAAAAGATCCATGATGTTGCACTTTCTTTTATTTCCAGTTTCATGCATTCTGTTTTTTCATCTAGGTCTAAGTTTAGGGAAAGATATGGAGATCAAGAGTTAGGTT belongs to Helianthus annuus cultivar XRQ/B chromosome 5, HanXRQr2.0-SUNRISE, whole genome shotgun sequence and includes:
- the LOC110943353 gene encoding putative F-box protein At1g47790 codes for the protein METLEDEQPDDRSAQKAKISFPEELIEDILSRIPVKSILRFKSVSKPWLSLISAPSFHKLHSTVAPRTTALFFTAHDSSTGTRYFFSGANDGGPVANLMKLDNTVFDAAHRSAEHLKGLVCFTSRDTLCGKLYAFVFNPTTHKFFKLPDPPVPLRNYTDEKKGDYYLFGFNELSNEHKVLYIDVELFKSTTIEIMIFSFSSYSWRKINVDLPDGVTAWRWWFGNKNSVCVNSTIHLLLRNPLQILAFDLTTEMFSVVNIHPEGAPETISTTISPFAQLVKINGLLGVACYDPWTVNGRNRMDIWMLQDYQNRVWVGETIWFASKSQIHYGYPFDSISGGFQNRLTLVIKIKAAGVIGGRNLREVLALVKELLEGVKDEGKMMQFVSYQVRRPSGKVKGVLSFSYEFGEKFTGKLEEPVMAYPPGSRCKFVECWLRSDVYEAI